One window of Methanomassiliicoccales archaeon genomic DNA carries:
- the dnaK gene encoding molecular chaperone DnaK has translation MAKIIGIDLGTSNSAAAVMEGGRPTIIPSAEGTSIGGKAFPSYVAFTKDNQLLVGEPARRQAVTNPDGTIAAIKRKMGTDYKVKVLGKEYSPQQISAFILQKIKRDAEAYLNEEVTKAVITVPAYFNDNQRQATKDAGAIAGLEVIRIINEPTSAALAFGLDKAGTSQKVMVFDLGGGTLDVTIMDFSEGVFEVVSTSGDTQLGGTDMDELLIRFAVNTFQKESGIDLTPDKMAMWRVREACEKAKIELSTTMSTEINLPFLASAADGPKHLAFNLTRAKLEELVEPVVNRCRGPVERAIKDSNLNADKIDSIILVGGPTRMPVIQRFVEGLVGKKIQRGVDPMECVAMGAAVQAAVLAGEVKDVLLLDVTPLSLSIETLGGIATKLIERNTTIPTRKSQIFSTAADGQTSVEIHVTQGERPMAKDNTSLGRFMLMGIPPAPRGIPQIEVAFDIDANGIVNVSAKDLGTKKEAKITITASTKLSTDDIDKMVKEAERFAEDDLKNKAKVEAINQADQLVYATEKALTELGDQASNEERTKVEALVNDVKEEIKKGDAASIKAKMDALQKEFYAISTRIYQNMAQKQQEAQQGPQAEAPKDDNVVDADYKIVDDK, from the coding sequence ATGGCTAAGATCATTGGAATAGATTTGGGAACCAGCAACTCGGCCGCGGCGGTCATGGAAGGCGGCCGGCCGACGATAATACCCAGCGCGGAGGGGACCAGCATAGGAGGGAAGGCCTTCCCGTCCTACGTGGCCTTCACTAAGGACAACCAGCTTCTGGTCGGCGAGCCGGCCAGGCGCCAGGCGGTCACCAACCCGGACGGCACCATTGCCGCCATAAAGCGCAAGATGGGCACGGACTACAAGGTCAAGGTACTGGGCAAGGAGTACTCCCCGCAGCAGATCTCCGCCTTCATACTGCAGAAGATCAAGAGGGACGCCGAAGCATATCTCAACGAGGAGGTCACCAAGGCGGTCATCACCGTCCCGGCCTACTTCAACGACAACCAGAGGCAGGCCACCAAGGACGCCGGGGCCATCGCCGGGCTGGAAGTGATCAGGATAATCAACGAGCCTACCTCCGCGGCGCTCGCTTTCGGCCTGGACAAGGCCGGCACGTCCCAGAAGGTCATGGTGTTCGACCTGGGCGGCGGAACGTTGGATGTCACCATCATGGACTTCAGCGAGGGCGTCTTCGAGGTGGTCTCCACCAGCGGCGACACCCAGCTAGGCGGAACGGACATGGACGAGCTGCTGATCAGGTTCGCCGTCAACACCTTCCAAAAGGAGTCCGGCATCGACCTGACCCCGGACAAGATGGCCATGTGGAGGGTGCGCGAGGCCTGCGAGAAGGCCAAGATCGAGCTCTCCACCACCATGTCCACCGAGATCAACCTGCCCTTCCTGGCCTCCGCCGCCGACGGACCGAAGCATCTTGCTTTTAACCTAACGAGGGCGAAGTTAGAAGAGCTGGTCGAGCCGGTGGTCAACCGTTGCCGCGGGCCCGTCGAACGAGCCATCAAGGACTCCAACCTCAACGCCGACAAGATAGATTCGATCATCCTGGTCGGAGGTCCGACCCGCATGCCGGTCATACAGAGGTTCGTCGAGGGTTTGGTGGGCAAGAAGATCCAGCGCGGGGTCGACCCGATGGAATGCGTGGCCATGGGCGCCGCGGTCCAGGCGGCCGTGCTCGCCGGAGAGGTCAAGGACGTGCTCCTGCTGGACGTGACGCCCCTGTCCCTGAGCATCGAGACCTTGGGCGGAATAGCCACCAAGCTCATCGAGAGGAACACCACGATACCGACTCGCAAGTCCCAGATATTCTCCACCGCCGCCGACGGGCAGACCAGCGTGGAGATACACGTCACGCAGGGCGAACGCCCGATGGCCAAGGACAACACCTCCCTGGGCCGCTTCATGCTAATGGGCATCCCGCCCGCACCGCGGGGCATCCCGCAGATCGAGGTGGCCTTCGACATCGATGCCAACGGCATCGTGAACGTCAGCGCCAAGGACCTGGGAACGAAGAAAGAAGCGAAGATCACCATCACCGCCTCTACCAAGCTTTCCACCGACGACATCGACAAGATGGTCAAGGAGGCCGAGCGCTTCGCCGAGGACGACCTGAAGAACAAGGCGAAGGTGGAAGCAATCAACCAGGCCGACCAGCTGGTCTACGCCACGGAGAAGGCGCTGACCGAGCTGGGCGACCAGGCCTCCAACGAGGAGAGGACCAAGGTCGAGGCCCTGGTCAACGACGTCAAGGAGGAGATCAAGAAGGGCGACGCCGCCTCCATCAAAGCGAAGATGGACGCCCTGCAGAAGGAGTTCTACGCCATATCCACCCGCATCTACCAGAACATGGCGCAGAAGCAGCAGGAGGCCCAACAGGGCCCGCAAGCCGAGGCCCCCAAGGACGACAACGTAGTCGACGCCGACTACAAGATTGTTGACGATAAGTAG
- the dnaJ gene encoding molecular chaperone DnaJ translates to MAEKRDYYEVLGVDRKAGEEEIKKSYRQLARQYHPDVTKEDPKVAEERFKEMSEAYEVLMDKQKRELYDKYGHAGVNSQFQGGGFNWNDFTHQGDIRDIFGEGGFGGGNIFDMFFGGGRSRGPHQGQSLRYDLDITLEEAASGIKKELTLPLTVKCEACGGTGSKSRKEELCSQCGGKGQMQRVERRGYSQFVTVGPCSKCDGTGKNIKDPCPECDRGWTRKRQKISLDIPKGVDTGMRLRVAGAGEPSPDGGPPGDLFVVMNVKEHSVFQRDGADLYMTQEISFTEAALGATIEVPTLEKKKVEMTIPAGTQPGEVQRLKGLGMPRMEGHGRGDQYARLKMVVPKKLTAEQKELLRKFEGLEPGRKGLFGRSKI, encoded by the coding sequence ATGGCCGAGAAGCGCGACTACTACGAGGTCCTGGGCGTGGACCGCAAGGCCGGCGAGGAGGAGATTAAGAAATCATACCGCCAGTTGGCCCGGCAGTACCACCCCGACGTCACCAAGGAGGACCCCAAGGTGGCCGAGGAGCGCTTCAAGGAGATGTCCGAAGCGTACGAAGTGCTGATGGACAAGCAGAAGCGGGAGCTGTACGACAAGTACGGCCACGCCGGCGTCAACAGCCAGTTCCAGGGCGGCGGGTTCAACTGGAACGACTTCACCCACCAGGGCGACATCCGCGACATATTCGGGGAAGGAGGCTTCGGCGGGGGCAACATATTCGACATGTTCTTCGGGGGCGGCCGTTCGCGCGGCCCGCACCAGGGGCAGTCGCTGCGCTACGACCTGGATATCACACTCGAGGAGGCGGCCTCAGGGATTAAGAAGGAGCTGACCCTGCCCCTGACGGTCAAGTGCGAGGCCTGCGGGGGCACCGGCTCCAAGAGCCGCAAGGAGGAGCTGTGCTCGCAGTGCGGCGGCAAGGGCCAGATGCAGCGCGTGGAGCGCCGCGGCTACTCGCAGTTCGTGACCGTCGGCCCCTGCTCCAAATGCGACGGCACCGGCAAGAACATCAAGGACCCCTGCCCGGAGTGCGACAGGGGCTGGACGCGCAAGCGTCAAAAGATATCCCTGGACATCCCGAAGGGCGTGGACACCGGAATGCGCTTGCGCGTGGCCGGGGCCGGGGAACCATCGCCGGACGGTGGACCGCCCGGAGACCTCTTCGTGGTCATGAATGTGAAGGAGCACAGTGTCTTCCAGAGGGACGGTGCGGACCTGTACATGACGCAGGAGATCAGCTTCACCGAGGCGGCGCTTGGCGCGACGATCGAGGTCCCCACGCTGGAGAAGAAGAAGGTGGAAATGACCATCCCCGCCGGCACGCAACCCGGAGAGGTGCAGCGCCTGAAGGGGCTGGGAATGCCGCGCATGGAAGGGCACGGCCGGGGGGACCAGTACGCCCGCCTGAAAATGGTAGTGCCGAAGAAGCTGACGGCCGAGCAGAAGGAACTGCTGCGGAAGTTCGAAGGCCTCGAACCGGGGAGGAAAGGGCTCTTCGGGCGGAGCAAGATCTGA
- a CDS encoding DUF1294 domain-containing protein: protein MEWDYPTLLLVGAYLLVNLLAMVLYGFDKHRARIGGRRISEKKMLTMALFGPFGALAGMRWFHHKTRKTLFLLVPVFAVLHVLLFVLLLT from the coding sequence ATGGAGTGGGACTATCCGACGCTGCTGTTGGTCGGCGCATACCTGCTGGTCAACCTATTGGCTATGGTGCTGTACGGCTTCGACAAGCACCGGGCCAGGATTGGCGGCCGGCGTATCTCGGAAAAAAAAATGCTGACCATGGCCCTGTTCGGGCCGTTCGGGGCCTTGGCCGGAATGAGATGGTTCCATCACAAGACCAGGAAGACCCTGTTCCTGCTGGTGCCAGTGTTCGCCGTGCTGCACGTACTGCTGTTCGTGCTGCTGCTGACCTAA
- a CDS encoding MFS transporter, translating to MAIRLPSFQSARGYDRRVWTLFYGRIISSLGFSIVMPFLSIYLNQELGISMTVVGLVLLISAIVGASGQILGGELADIVGRKKVMVIAMATRCLMFIGLAYVIAGGADLVVITVMICMSSLAGSFFEPASSAMIADVVEPKKRLEAYGLLRIGGNLGWTIGPLLGGLLAMISYPFLFLISALATGTVSIIVFLFVGESISPGSKRERFSLRDLGRLGKDRRFIAFSFISIFLFMMFGQMASTYAVFSTAQIGLTSAEIGYIYAINGLMVVLIQFPISRAISHHRMTRVMAFGSLLYAIGYGIVGLTPTLGLQLPSWLLSPGFMYLAMCMFIVTMGEMIVSPSSTALVAKMSPEKERGRYQGMYGLVSSFGFSAGPFFGGLLYDNFLGDPIIMWAGIGCFGLFAAIGFLALGRAIPERTDRVDENEAV from the coding sequence ATGGCCATCCGATTGCCTTCCTTCCAATCCGCCCGCGGTTACGACCGCCGGGTCTGGACGCTCTTCTACGGGCGCATCATCTCCTCGCTGGGCTTCTCAATCGTGATGCCCTTCCTTTCCATCTACCTGAACCAGGAGCTGGGCATATCCATGACCGTGGTGGGCCTAGTGCTCCTAATATCGGCGATCGTCGGAGCGTCAGGGCAGATCTTGGGAGGGGAGCTGGCCGATATCGTCGGTCGCAAGAAGGTCATGGTCATCGCCATGGCCACCCGCTGCCTGATGTTCATCGGGCTGGCCTACGTCATCGCCGGAGGGGCCGACCTGGTGGTCATAACCGTCATGATCTGCATGAGCAGCCTGGCCGGGTCCTTCTTCGAGCCAGCCTCCAGCGCCATGATAGCCGACGTGGTCGAGCCAAAGAAGAGGCTGGAGGCCTACGGGCTCTTGCGCATAGGCGGCAACCTCGGCTGGACTATAGGGCCGCTTCTGGGCGGGCTGCTGGCCATGATATCGTACCCGTTCCTGTTCCTCATCAGCGCCCTGGCCACGGGGACGGTGTCCATCATAGTGTTCCTGTTCGTGGGGGAGAGCATCAGCCCCGGCTCCAAGAGGGAGCGCTTCTCCCTGCGGGACCTGGGGCGGCTGGGCAAGGACCGCCGCTTCATAGCCTTCTCCTTCATCTCCATATTCCTGTTCATGATGTTCGGGCAAATGGCCTCCACCTACGCCGTGTTCTCCACGGCCCAGATCGGACTGACCAGCGCCGAGATCGGTTATATCTACGCGATCAACGGCCTGATGGTAGTACTGATCCAGTTCCCCATCTCCCGGGCCATCAGCCACCATCGGATGACCAGGGTCATGGCCTTTGGTTCGTTGTTGTACGCCATAGGCTACGGCATTGTCGGCCTCACCCCGACGTTAGGACTGCAGCTACCGTCCTGGCTGCTCTCCCCTGGCTTCATGTACCTGGCCATGTGCATGTTCATCGTGACCATGGGCGAGATGATAGTCTCGCCGTCATCTACCGCCCTGGTGGCCAAGATGTCCCCGGAGAAGGAACGGGGCAGGTACCAAGGGATGTACGGGCTGGTGAGCAGCTTCGGATTCTCCGCCGGTCCCTTCTTCGGCGGGCTGCTCTACGACAATTTCCTGGGCGATCCGATAATAATGTGGGCCGGCATCGGCTGCTTCGGGCTGTTCGCAGCCATAGGCTTCCTGGCCTTGGGACGGGCCATACCGGAGCGCACCGACCGCGTGGACGAGAACGAAGCGGTCTAG
- a CDS encoding AMP phosphorylase: protein MKLKAKYVDVDTGEVSVVMHDFDCAELGLREKDRVKLSHEGKTTVAIVTTSDTVVKKGEIGLLGHTFQTIGAEDGEMVEVCVTSKPESIEFIRKKMDGAELSTEEINTLIADISSRSLSNIELSAYVTALYIRGMNIRETADLTKAMVATGETIKFDNGPIYDFHSVGGCPGNKITLLVVPIMAAGGCKLPKTSSRAISSAAGTSDIVEVFANVALTPQELKAVTERVGGVMAWGGSLNLAPADDLIIKVEYPLGIDPHAQLLASVMSKKKAVGANYLVIDIPMGDGTKVPTMDMAKVYARDFIQLGEQLDIRVECAITYGGQPVGRAIGPALEAIEAISILEGAKTPNSVVEKTTSICGMLFEMGGEYMGSEKARQILESGKALKKFREIVEAQGGNPDIKSTDIKVGQHSVDVMAKQSGYVGAIQNKALVRIARTAGSPKDKGAGLVISKKVGNKVDKGETIYTIYTENEWKLQEALKLGIRLEPICIQGMVLARVPSFSRVAL, encoded by the coding sequence ATGAAGCTCAAGGCTAAGTACGTGGATGTGGACACCGGCGAGGTGTCCGTGGTGATGCATGACTTCGACTGCGCTGAGCTCGGGTTGCGGGAGAAGGACAGGGTCAAACTGAGCCATGAGGGGAAGACGACGGTGGCTATCGTCACCACTAGCGACACCGTGGTCAAAAAGGGGGAAATCGGCCTGCTCGGCCACACCTTCCAGACCATCGGGGCGGAGGACGGGGAGATGGTGGAAGTGTGCGTTACTAGCAAGCCTGAGTCCATCGAGTTCATCCGCAAGAAGATGGACGGAGCGGAGCTCAGCACCGAGGAGATCAACACCCTCATCGCCGACATCTCCTCCCGTTCACTTTCCAACATCGAGCTTTCCGCTTACGTTACCGCATTATACATCCGGGGGATGAACATACGGGAGACGGCCGATCTCACGAAAGCGATGGTGGCCACCGGGGAGACCATCAAGTTCGACAACGGGCCGATATACGACTTCCACAGTGTGGGCGGGTGCCCGGGCAACAAAATAACACTGCTGGTGGTGCCGATAATGGCCGCGGGCGGGTGCAAGCTGCCCAAGACTTCCTCTAGAGCTATAAGCAGCGCCGCCGGGACCTCGGACATAGTGGAGGTCTTCGCCAATGTGGCCTTGACGCCTCAGGAGCTCAAGGCCGTCACCGAGAGGGTGGGCGGGGTCATGGCCTGGGGCGGGTCGCTGAACCTGGCGCCGGCGGACGACCTGATCATCAAGGTCGAGTATCCCTTGGGTATCGACCCGCACGCCCAGCTGCTCGCTTCCGTCATGTCCAAGAAGAAGGCCGTGGGAGCGAACTACCTGGTCATCGACATACCCATGGGCGATGGCACCAAGGTCCCCACCATGGATATGGCTAAGGTGTACGCCCGGGACTTCATACAGTTAGGAGAGCAGCTGGATATCCGGGTGGAGTGCGCCATCACCTACGGTGGTCAGCCGGTGGGCCGGGCCATCGGACCGGCCCTCGAGGCCATCGAGGCCATCAGCATCCTGGAGGGGGCCAAGACGCCCAACAGCGTGGTGGAGAAGACCACCAGCATCTGCGGGATGCTCTTCGAGATGGGCGGGGAGTACATGGGCTCGGAGAAGGCCCGGCAGATACTGGAGAGCGGCAAGGCCCTCAAAAAGTTCCGGGAGATCGTGGAGGCCCAGGGCGGTAACCCGGACATAAAGTCCACGGACATCAAGGTCGGGCAGCATAGCGTGGACGTGATGGCCAAGCAGAGCGGGTATGTGGGCGCCATCCAGAACAAGGCGTTAGTGCGCATCGCACGGACCGCCGGCTCGCCCAAGGACAAGGGCGCCGGGCTGGTCATCAGCAAGAAGGTGGGCAACAAGGTGGACAAGGGCGAGACCATCTACACCATCTACACCGAGAACGAGTGGAAGCTGCAGGAAGCGCTCAAACTGGGCATACGCCTGGAGCCGATTTGCATCCAGGGAATGGTCCTGGCCAGGGTGCCCTCATTCTCTCGCGTGGCCCTCTGA
- a CDS encoding RuBisCO large subunit C-terminal-like domain-containing protein: MEYEDRYLHLNEAIDVDSHVICRYKVKTAMKMTTAAAAIATEQSTGTWTKLSTLNEDNFLRRSGKVTAIDGNMTTIAFPVEDFSLDIGGVPQILSVIAGNLFGLEALEGVRLESVVFPKSMLKEFKGPKYGVDGMRKILKRPKKPLVGTIVKPKIGLSPKETADYVYEAGMGGLTNGKDDETLSNQKFCPLEDRVVAIAEALDRVKSETGHIMIHAINVSTNGHQILEVAERAQELGASQLMVDVLTCGFGAIQVLAEDPSIKLPIHVHRTMHGAMTRNPDLGINMNVFATLVRMVGGDALHVGTFGVGKMKGVPQEDLINKDICLTKDLPYKRVMPVASGGVHPGMIKKFVDIAGTDLQIQAGGGVSGHPGGVRGGARAMVQAVDAAYEGVELEVYAKDHKELAEAIKKWGLA; this comes from the coding sequence ATGGAATACGAGGACAGATACCTTCATCTGAACGAGGCCATAGACGTGGATTCCCACGTCATCTGCAGATACAAGGTCAAGACCGCAATGAAAATGACCACGGCCGCGGCGGCCATCGCCACTGAGCAGTCCACCGGCACGTGGACGAAATTGTCCACGCTCAATGAGGACAACTTCTTAAGGAGGAGCGGCAAGGTCACGGCCATCGACGGGAACATGACCACCATCGCTTTCCCGGTGGAGGACTTCAGCCTGGACATCGGCGGCGTGCCGCAGATACTGAGCGTCATCGCCGGCAACCTGTTCGGCCTGGAGGCCTTGGAAGGCGTCCGCTTGGAGAGCGTCGTCTTTCCCAAGAGCATGTTGAAGGAGTTCAAGGGGCCCAAGTACGGCGTGGACGGCATGCGTAAGATCCTGAAACGACCGAAGAAGCCCCTGGTAGGCACCATCGTCAAGCCCAAGATCGGGCTGTCGCCCAAGGAGACGGCCGACTACGTGTACGAGGCCGGCATGGGCGGGCTGACCAACGGCAAGGACGACGAGACGCTCAGCAACCAGAAGTTCTGCCCGCTGGAGGACCGCGTGGTGGCGATAGCCGAGGCGTTGGACCGGGTGAAGAGCGAGACCGGGCACATCATGATCCACGCCATAAACGTAAGCACCAACGGCCATCAGATACTGGAGGTGGCCGAGCGGGCCCAGGAGCTGGGCGCTTCGCAGCTCATGGTGGACGTGCTGACCTGCGGCTTCGGGGCCATACAGGTGCTGGCCGAGGACCCCTCCATTAAATTGCCCATCCACGTCCACCGGACGATGCATGGGGCGATGACCCGGAACCCGGACCTGGGGATCAACATGAACGTCTTCGCCACCCTGGTGCGCATGGTGGGCGGTGACGCTTTGCACGTCGGGACCTTCGGGGTGGGCAAGATGAAGGGCGTGCCCCAAGAGGACCTGATCAACAAGGACATCTGCTTGACGAAGGACCTGCCGTACAAGAGGGTGATGCCCGTCGCTTCTGGCGGCGTGCACCCTGGAATGATCAAGAAGTTCGTGGACATTGCCGGAACGGATTTGCAGATACAGGCCGGCGGCGGCGTTTCCGGCCATCCAGGTGGAGTGCGCGGCGGCGCCCGGGCCATGGTCCAGGCGGTGGACGCGGCCTACGAGGGCGTCGAGCTGGAAGTGTACGCCAAGGACCACAAGGAGCTGGCCGAGGCTATAAAGAAGTGGGGATTAGCATGA
- a CDS encoding ribose 1,5-bisphosphate isomerase has protein sequence MSAEEIAERIRSMEIRGAAEIARQAAQALKDEAEGCHTDDLKELKACVEKARDILLASRPTAISLWNGVQYVFKDTSHLIDAVEYREKVKANADRFIKRSKNALKTIGKLGANRIRDGDKVLTHCNSKAAIAVMAEAWAQGKRFEVFATESRPWRQGVITANDLAKLGIPVTMIIDSAVRYVMKDMNLVLVGADTIASNGALINKIGTSQVALAAHEARVPFTVCAETFKFSPRTIYGELVKIEERDATEVVKEGEVPPQVKVFNPVFDATPPEYIDSIVTEIGVIPPYAAYQVIVKELGQEFIFYED, from the coding sequence ATGTCGGCCGAGGAGATCGCGGAGCGCATTCGTAGCATGGAGATACGGGGGGCGGCGGAGATCGCCCGCCAGGCGGCCCAAGCCCTGAAGGACGAGGCCGAGGGCTGCCATACCGATGACCTGAAAGAACTCAAGGCCTGCGTGGAAAAGGCCCGGGACATCCTCTTGGCCTCCCGCCCCACTGCCATATCCCTGTGGAACGGCGTGCAGTACGTGTTCAAGGACACCTCGCATCTCATCGATGCCGTCGAGTACCGGGAGAAGGTGAAGGCGAACGCCGACCGGTTCATCAAGCGCTCCAAGAACGCCCTGAAGACCATTGGCAAGCTGGGCGCCAACCGCATCCGCGACGGGGACAAGGTCCTGACGCATTGCAACAGCAAGGCCGCGATAGCCGTAATGGCCGAGGCCTGGGCCCAGGGTAAGCGCTTCGAGGTGTTCGCTACCGAGTCCCGCCCCTGGAGGCAGGGCGTGATCACGGCCAACGACCTGGCGAAATTGGGCATCCCGGTCACCATGATCATCGATTCCGCCGTCCGCTACGTCATGAAGGACATGAACCTGGTGCTGGTAGGCGCGGACACCATAGCTTCCAACGGCGCGCTCATAAACAAGATCGGAACCTCGCAGGTGGCCCTAGCAGCGCATGAGGCCCGAGTGCCGTTCACCGTCTGCGCGGAAACCTTCAAGTTCTCCCCGCGGACGATATACGGGGAATTGGTCAAGATAGAGGAGAGGGACGCCACCGAGGTGGTGAAGGAAGGAGAGGTGCCACCGCAGGTAAAGGTCTTCAACCCGGTCTTCGATGCCACCCCGCCGGAGTACATCGACTCCATCGTGACGGAGATAGGCGTGATACCGCCCTACGCCGCCTACCAGGTGATCGTCAAGGAGCTGGGCCAGGAATTCATATTCTACGAGGATTGA
- the polX gene encoding DNA polymerase/3'-5' exonuclease PolX, with product MENNAKVAAILEEVADLLELKENTFFQVRAYRRAVKEISSLTEDIKDLYVRGHLDTVPGVGKAIHDKIVEILRTGELQYLNDLRNEFPAGLLQVMRVPDVGPKTAGRLYKELKVTNLQDLRTAAEMHQIRKLKGFGEKTEENILKGIRFLESRQGRMLLGYAFPRGKALEEHMRSCGFELVSLGGSLRRMKETIGDIDILVGSVDAAKAMDAFVSYPQVGEVLLRGDTKTSIRLQDGVQVDLRVVVPSSYGAALQYFTGSKEHNVRMRSLAQDLGLKLNEYGVFRNADGEKVAGETEEGVYDALGLQWMPPEMREDRGEVDLARRNEVPRAVTLSDICGDLHVHSEASDGVDSVEALARAAATHGYEYLAITDHSRSLTVGNGLSVERLLENADKVHAAASVVPEVHLLTGAEVEIDEYGGLDYPPEVLGDLDLVVAAVHSRFKMPPEEMTQRLIAAVSNEHVDVLAHPTGRIIGEREGYQFDMEKVMQAAKDNGVSLEVNSFPERLDLNDVHCAMARERGVTVCVNTDSHNVRQLDYMLFGVATAKRGRVPPELVLNSLPWEGLKKRLNL from the coding sequence GTGGAGAACAACGCCAAGGTGGCCGCCATCCTCGAGGAGGTGGCCGACCTTCTGGAACTGAAGGAGAACACCTTCTTCCAGGTCCGGGCCTATCGCCGGGCGGTCAAGGAGATCTCGTCGCTCACCGAGGACATCAAGGACCTGTACGTCCGAGGGCACCTGGACACCGTTCCCGGGGTGGGAAAGGCCATTCACGATAAAATCGTGGAGATACTCCGCACCGGAGAGCTGCAGTACCTGAACGACCTGAGGAACGAGTTCCCCGCAGGGTTGTTGCAGGTCATGCGGGTGCCGGACGTGGGTCCCAAGACCGCCGGCCGTTTGTACAAGGAGCTGAAGGTCACCAACCTGCAGGACCTGCGCACGGCGGCGGAGATGCATCAGATAAGGAAGCTCAAGGGCTTCGGGGAGAAGACCGAGGAGAACATCCTGAAGGGCATCAGGTTCCTGGAGTCACGTCAGGGCCGCATGCTGCTCGGTTACGCGTTTCCGAGGGGGAAGGCCCTGGAGGAGCACATGCGCTCCTGCGGGTTCGAGCTGGTCAGCCTGGGAGGCAGCCTGCGCCGCATGAAGGAGACCATCGGGGACATCGACATTCTGGTGGGGAGCGTGGATGCCGCCAAGGCCATGGACGCCTTCGTCTCCTACCCTCAGGTGGGGGAGGTTCTGCTGAGAGGGGATACCAAGACCTCCATACGCCTGCAGGACGGGGTGCAGGTGGACCTGCGCGTGGTCGTCCCCTCCAGCTACGGGGCGGCGCTGCAGTATTTCACCGGTTCCAAGGAGCACAACGTACGAATGCGCTCCCTGGCCCAGGACCTGGGACTCAAGCTCAACGAGTACGGGGTCTTCCGGAACGCCGACGGGGAGAAGGTGGCCGGGGAGACCGAGGAGGGCGTGTACGACGCGCTGGGATTGCAGTGGATGCCCCCGGAGATGCGCGAGGACCGCGGGGAGGTCGACCTGGCCAGGAGGAACGAGGTGCCCCGGGCGGTCACCCTTTCCGATATCTGCGGCGACCTGCATGTGCACTCGGAGGCCAGTGACGGCGTGGACAGCGTGGAGGCCTTGGCCCGGGCCGCGGCCACCCACGGGTACGAGTATCTGGCGATAACGGACCACAGCCGCTCATTGACCGTGGGTAACGGCCTCAGCGTGGAGCGGCTGCTGGAGAACGCGGACAAGGTGCACGCCGCGGCCAGCGTTGTTCCCGAGGTCCACCTGCTCACCGGGGCGGAGGTGGAGATCGACGAGTACGGCGGCCTGGACTACCCGCCGGAGGTGCTTGGCGACCTGGACCTGGTGGTCGCGGCGGTGCACAGCCGATTCAAGATGCCCCCGGAGGAGATGACGCAGAGGCTGATCGCCGCCGTCTCCAACGAGCACGTAGACGTTCTCGCGCACCCCACCGGCCGCATCATCGGGGAGAGGGAAGGGTACCAATTCGACATGGAGAAGGTCATGCAGGCGGCCAAGGACAACGGGGTGTCGCTGGAGGTCAATTCCTTTCCCGAGCGCCTGGACCTCAACGACGTGCATTGCGCCATGGCCCGGGAGAGGGGCGTCACCGTCTGCGTGAACACCGACTCCCACAACGTCAGGCAATTGGACTACATGTTATTCGGCGTCGCCACGGCCAAGAGGGGCCGGGTGCCGCCGGAGCTGGTCCTCAACTCCCTGCCCTGGGAGGGGCTGAAAAAACGCCTGAACTTGTGA